In one window of Leptidea sinapis chromosome 31, ilLepSina1.1, whole genome shotgun sequence DNA:
- the LOC126974166 gene encoding centromere protein J isoform X4, whose amino-acid sequence MEGVELLNLSLKSESLNHSPRSHHSFDTQQYKIREESKIINRNNFKTHKKHILVEEMPILSPKKSFEELMVEKLNNENTLPVQKTEKKSNHNKKPFLKRGEGMSRFGISKNVLVIQNTKSLPWRKRSITPNTAKRHSLQQLERDKNEIKNIGEQVTKLACDKIKNLNLIETESIDATSKDLFVDTSKIKQTIPSKKEISNDRSPKYNKLTTNDSKNKSILKSPPIKVSGKTWASVLTKEQDDFLRQLKQSDYYKNFASPTKSIESEYSVCGEISKSTDEREIIEQKIFELIENKVGHESFNMENSFISNFLRKRNLEGSGESTPLVMQRCLSNNPALMHISPNLNQEHTNSHRDIEYSRASDYSDCNESCCATESSCSCSTITQKSVSKESSILKDKQRGKSMNTKNKENIACQKESVVKPDSVKDSDNDTVNENMVEMNAKLIATSELLKERLHELEDEIETFRKENANLNKMREEVDIERQKFYEEKAAFEQKYNEDKVLSEYYLAEEKEKLAKQRQLYERYVRDMRGKLSKREKDEVSNLKKEIIDMKEEIKIKDAKSTSTIARLRNQIKLIEKDKKALEGEVEKLKKENRRIQHSNDMTRRLTNLKYLEQINKKLSDMTLRDTQSNLELDSNIKYKAFEIEKQSLVSRNKALKPRTRAKSVPNLNVTSKYAKYFSQKDSMSDKDKYPLSTSYVTTAADPCDNNNSVVENNDGSSSKYNSDDENYLERIYNERFKSNSPPSNKSSETNLSYSSDKNNFCDKKDTNDFFIEKSHSVSTSRGSLTPSDRLSNISKSKNQRKTVTNIENGDDNNVQNSYGVNRNKSPVSILSNRSSGSQKPITVINNEDTRLIPSPEPTISKTSLNPTEYIKADGTRELRFPNGNVKTISSDGQYSKFMYYNGDIKENFFKDGRVKYFYAESKTYHTTHPDGLEVLEFPDGQIEKRYKDGSSEIRLPNGSIRYFDPKNEHVREEWRFPDGTALTISANGEQRIVFPNGQIEFHTKDHKRRQFPDGTVKLVYNDGTSETRYASGRVRIKDKHGNLIMDSATG is encoded by the exons ATGGAGGGAGTTGAATTGCTAAATTTGTCTCTGAAGTCTGAATCTTTAAATCATTCACCTCGATCTCACCACAGTTTTGACACCCAACAATACAAAATAAGAGAAGAAAGTAAAATTATCaacagaaataattttaaaactcataaaaaacatatattagtGGAAGAAATGCCTATATTATCACCCAAAAAAAGTTTTGAAGAGCTGATGGTTGAGAAGCTTAATAATGAAAACACATTACCAGTTCAAAAAACTGAAAAGAAGTCCAATCATAACAAAAAACCATTTTTAAAGAGAGGTGAGGGAATGTCTAGGTTTGGTATCAGTAAAAATGTACTTGTTATTCAGAATACTAAATCATTACCTTGGAGAAAAAGGTCTATTACACCAAATACTGCAAAACGACATTCATTACAACAGTTGGAAAgagataaaaatgaaattaaaaatataggtgAACAAGTGACAAAATTAGcttgtgataaaataaaaaatttaaatcttattgaAACAGAAAGTATTGATGCAACATCAAAAGATCTGTTTGTGGATACAAGTAAAATTAAACAAACCATACcgagtaaaaaagaaattaGTAATGATAGGTCACctaaatacaataaacttactacaaatgatagtaaaaataaaagtatattgaAGTCTCCACCTATTAAAGTAAGTGGAAAAACTTGGGCATCAGTCCTGACCAAAGAACAAGACGACTTCCTTAGGCAACTCAAACAAAGTGATTACTATAAAAACTTTGCCTCTCCAACTAAAAGTATAGAGTCAGAGTATAGTGTTTGTGGGGAAATTTCTAAATCAACAGATGAAAGAGaaattattgaacaaaaaatttttgagttaattgaaaataaagttGGACATGAAAGCTTTAACATGGAAAACTcttttattagtaattttttaagaaaaagaaaCTTGGAGGGTTCGGGCGAGAGCACACCATTAGTGATGCAAAGATGTTTGTCTAACAATCCAGCATTAATGCACATTTCACCTAACCTGAATCAGGAACATACTAATTCCCACAGAGATATAGAATATTCTCGTGCTAGTGACTATTCTGACTGCAATGAGTCATGCTGTGCTACAGAAAGTTCTTGTTCCTGTAGTACAATTACACAAAAAAGTGTTAGTAAAGAAAGTAGTATTCTCAAAGATAAGCAAAGAGGTAAAAGTATGAATaccaaaaataaagaaaatattgcaTGTCAAAAAGAGAGTGTTGTAAAGCCTGACAGTGTGAAAGATTCTGACAATGACACAGTAAATGAAAACATGGTTGAAATGAATGCAAAATTAATTGCTACAAGTGAATTGTTAAAAGAAAGACTTCATGAGCTAGAAGATGAAATTGAAACTTTTAGAAAAGAAAATgcaaacttaaataaaatgagAGAGGAAGTTGACATAGAACGACAGAAATTTTATGAAGAAAAAGCTGCATTTGAGCAAAAATATAATGAGGACAAGGTTTTGTCAGAGTACTATTTAGctgaagaaaaagaaaaattagCAAAACAAAGACAGTTATATGAGAGATATGTAAGAGATATGAGAGGAAAACTAAGTAAAAGAGAAAAAGATGAAGTTAGCAATTTGAAGAAAGAAATAATTGATATGAAggaagaaattaaaattaaagatgcTAAGTCTACATCTACAATTGCTAGACTACGCAATCAAATAAAGCTaattgaaaaagataaaaagGCCTTGGAAGGTGAAgtggaaaaattaaaaaaagaaaacagaaGAATTCAACACAGCAATGACATGACTAGAAGGttgacaaatttaaaatatttagagcaaataaataaaaagctctCAGATATGACTTTAAGAGATACACAATCAAATTTAGAGTTGGattctaatataaaatataaagcatttgaaattgaaaaacaGAGTCTAGTAAGTAGAAATAAAGCACTAAAACCTAGAACTAGAGCAAAGAGTGTGCCAAACCTTAATGTTACATCAAAATATGCTAAATATTTCAGTCAAAAAGATAGTATGAGCGACAAAGATAAATATCCACTATCTACTTCATATGTAACAACAGCCGCTGATCcttgtgataataataattctgtTGTAGAAAACAATGATGGCAGTAGCTCAAAGTATAACTCAGATGACGAAAATTACTTGGAAAGAATATACAATGAACGATTTAAGTCTAATTCACCTCCAAGCAATAAGTCAAGTGAAACAAATTTAAGTTACAGCTcagacaaaaataatttttgtgataAGAAGGACACAAATGATTTCTTTATAGAGAAATCACATTCGGTGTCCACAAGTAGAGGAAGTCTTACTCCATCCGACAGACTATCAAATATATCTAAATCTAAAAATCAGAGAAAAACTGtgacaaatattgaaaatggtGATGACAATAATGTACAAAATAGTTATGGTGTCAATAGAAACAAGTCACCTGTTTCTATTCTTAGTAATAGATCTTCTGGTAGTCAAAAACCAATTacagtaattaataatgaaGATACAAGATTGATTCCTAGCCCTGAACCGACAATAAGCAAAACAAGCTTAAATCCAACCGAATATATAAAAGCAGATGGAACTAGAGAGTTGAGGTTTCCCAATGGCAACGTTAAAACAATTTCAAGTGATGGTCAATACAGTAAATTTATGTACTACAATGGCGATATAAAGgaaaatttttttaaggatgGCAGAGTTAAATACTTTTATGCTGAGTCTAAAACATATCAcactacacatccagatggtttgGAGGTCCTGGAATTTCCAGA TGGTCAGATTGAAAAACGTTACAAGGATGGATCTTCAGAGATCAGATTGCCCAATGGCAGTATAAGATACTTTGATCCAAAGAATGAACATGTGCGTGAAGAGTGGAGATTTCCAGATGGAACTGCACTTACAATTTCTGCTAACGGTGAACAGCGAATAGTATTTCCAAACGGACAGATTGAATTTCACACAAAAGACCATAAA CGTCGCCAATTTCCGGACGGCACAGTGAAACTGGTGTACAATGATGGCACTTCAGAAACGAGGTATGCATCTGGCCGTGTCAGAATCAAAGATAAACATGGCAATTTGATAATGGACTCAGCTACGGGATGA